The sequence GTAGACACCCCATACTTTTTTACCCCCTTATTGCAGTTCCAAATTTAAAGGGGTACTCTCCTCTTTAATTATAGGTTCCTTTACTGGAACATCTTCTAAAATTGTATCTTCTTCCTCTATTTTTGCGTCTCTTAATTCTCTCAACTCTTTATCGTAAATATTGTACGTAAAGGTAGTATCACGGTAAGAGATTAAAATCTTTTCAGAATCAATAATTTCTTTTACCAGATAATCCCCCAAATACTCTCCTTCTCTCTTTACTTCATTATTTATAATTACATAAGAGGACTTATCCCCTTTAAGTATCCCTGTAACAACAAATTTAGGAGCTATTATACTCTCCCTTCCTGTAACAAGTATTGGCTTAATATTATTCTCAACACTTTGTTCTCTTTCTAAACGCTCCTCTCTTATTTTGAGAAGAGAAGTAAAAGGGTCCCTATTAAGTGGAGCACCTCTATGAGACACTCCAATAGAAAGGTCATCAAAATAATCTTTGATTTTATCTAAACTCTCTTCTATACTTGTAACAGTTACATCTTTCTTCTTAATTTTCTTCTTAGTAGATTTTTTACTGCTACTTGCAGCATCACCATTGCTAACAATAAGAAAAACAGTAAGTAGCAACAAAAATAATCTATTTAGAAGTTTTAGAATCTGTATCATTATCACCTTTTTTTAAACATAAAATTTTTAACTCATAAATCGGTTCAATATTTTTACTTCCACCTTCAGATATAGATATACCCTCTATAACAAGAAAATTATCTCCAAATTCAAGTTCTTCAATAAACTTTAAAAGATTGTTATAATGTCCAGTAAGTTTAACACTCCAAGAATAATATTGTTTCCTATCTCTCCTTCTGGTATCACTATCAAGCATAAATGTCTCAAAAAGATGTAGGTTGTTCCGCTTTGCTACCAGAAAAATATAATTATAAAATACTAAACTTGAATCTGCCTCTGGGTCTGTATTTACCCACTCAAAATTGTTCTTCTGGAGCAACGCCTCTCTTATTGCAGTATTTATAGAGTTCAAAAAAGCAGGAGAACTTGTCATCTTCATATAGTCATACTCTATTTGAACCTTCTCTACTTTATACTTATTTATAGTATCTTTTTGAGGGGAAAGAACCAATGTTCTAAATAGTGTCCCTACCAATATATAAGATAAGACCATCCATATAATATATTTTTTAATTAGCCGTTTTAGCATCTTTGGTGCCTTTTTTTAACATTTCACATTTAAGATTAAAAGATACAATCTGGTTCTCTTCAGACCCTGATTTAGCAACTTTTTGTAATTTAACATTTTCAAAATAACCGCCTCGACTAAGGTTTCTTACAAACCTATCTATTGTTTCTCTTTCGTTTGCCATATCAGGTAACATATAACCTTCAATACTAATAACTCTTAGAGTTTTTGCACTACTCGGCATAGTAAAAGATAATCTACTCAACCATATACCATAAGGAACATTCCTCCCAATAAAACCAATCTTATTTGTCCAAATAACCCTCTTTTCTTTTTCTGAAATAAAAAACGCCATAACCTCTAATAGTTTGTCGGTTGCTTCGCCTTTAGTTTTTATTTCTGTTATAACCTCTTTCTCTTTATTCATCTTATCTTCTATCTTTCTTATATCAGATACAATCTTTCCTATCTGGACCTTATTACCTAAAAAAGTCATACCTAAAACCATCAATATAAAGGCAAGCCCACCTAAATATATTATAAATAAGTTGGTTATAACCCTCCTATTTTTAAATTTTTCAAGCCGTTCCTTAAGAATATTAAGTTCTATCATTGTAATTTTCTCAATATAAGCCCAAGTACAACAGAAAAACTTGTCCCGTCTTTTATTATATCTTCTGGGAAAGGTATTTTTGGGGATAACTCTTCAATAGGGTTCCATATACGGGCATCAATCTGTAAAGATTGTTGGAACATACCAACTATACCCGGCATTTTTACACCGCCCCCTGTTAAAAATAGTTCTTTGGGGGTCTTCTTTGTTCTTGCCTTAAAAAACTCTATACCTGTAACAACCTCTGACAACAACTCCTCCAAATCTTCCATAATGATACTTTTTATATCTTCAATATTTTCTTCTTTAGTCTTATAAATTTCGGCGAAATCGAGTTCAAAACCTTTCTTCTCAGCAATAATTTTTGTAATATGGCTTGCCCCAAAGGGGATATCTCTAACAAGTATAAACCCATTATTTTCTGCAATAGCAAGGTTGGTCTTTTTACAACCGCAGTTGAGTATAAAGAGAGGGTCGGGCAAATCTTCTTTATGTAAATACTTAAAAGAGTTTAGTATTGCAAATGAATCGTGGTCAACAACAAGGGGTTTAAGGCCGACCCTCTGTAAGGTTGTTACATAAAACTCACTCTTCTTTTTTGGATAACCAACAAAAAGAACAGTATTACTTTTATCTTTTCTTGGTATAAGCAGATAGTCATATTCAAGGTTATTAGTACCACCGGGGGTAACCTGCATTATTTCCAGGTTTAAAGCTGGTCTAATTTCACTTAAGGGTAGGTTGGGTATATCAAAGTAGTGTATTATGGTGTTGGTACCACTTATGCTTGATATGCAATGTTTGGCTTTAACACCATTTTTTTTTAAGGAAGTTTTTAAAGATTTAACAAAAGAATCCTGGTCCCTCTCAACCAGATCTTCTCTTATGTTTGTGATAGGGTTGGGGCAGGAGAAGATTTTTCTAATTGAAAGTTTCCCGTTTTTCTCATTTCCTTCTATTACCTTTATATAAGATGAACCAACATCTATCGCTGTTTTATATTTCATATTTTATTAGAACAGGAAACACTCAAAGGGCTGGTTATCCAGCCCTTTGAGTATTAAACTTCATATTTCAAACTACATAGTGTGCAACGCTCTATTAATCACCATCTGGTTGTGTCGGTTGGAGACCATAATATTTAATAGTACCTTCCTGGTCTATAGAAACCTCTATATTTTCAGCGGTAGAGCCCTCAGCTCCTTTAGCAGTAGCCAAGAAACCAGCACCACCATTATTTGTAATTTCGACATCTTCCAATAAGAAATATTTGCTATCTGTTGTCTCAATATTAAGTGCATCTGCTATATTGTCATCTTCACCTGGAATATAATATTCGTTTTCTTCAGAATAGTATACTCTTTGGGCAGACCTAATTGAGCCAACAAGTGCCGCACCTTCAGAAGCGATGGCTTTTCTTACCTGAGCCCTGTAAAGAGGCACCGATACAGCTGCAAGAATACCTACAATAATAACGACAACCATCAGCTCTATCAAGGTGAAACCCTTCTTACTCCTTAAAGCTTTTTTCATTATTCCTCCTTTTTTACAATTTTACTCCGTTGAACTTTTACCCAACTACTTTCTTAGTTGTTTTTTTGCACCTCCTTGTTTGCAAGTTGATTGTTATGAGTTGCTTTACTTCAAACTTTATAGGCGCCTATATTTAGAAAGATTATACCATTAAAGAATGCTTTTGACAAGAGCAACTTTTTTTCCTTTTTGTTGAGTTGCGAGCCGTCCATTTGGTAATCCTAAACTTGTCTCAGGATCTCTAATGTATCTCGTATAACAGGAGTAGTAAAAGCGTGATATTCCACCCCAACTCTCCTCTCCTCTGGGGGAGAGGATGTAGGTGAGGGGGTTATTTGTCTTTGTTGTTTTTGCGAGGAGCGTCTTAGCCCGAATGCTTTTTGAGGGATTGCGACGTGGCAATCCTCGTTTTTATCATTCTTCCCATTCCTTTCCGCCTTCGGCGAGATTGCCGCAGTCGTAAAACTCACTCCTTCGCAAAAACGGAATGGGGGGTAATAAAAACGTGACTCCGGAACAAGTCCCTCGGGAGTACTCGGGATAAACCGGAATGACAAAAGGAAGGAACCACTACCTTACAGCAGTTGCAAGGTTAAAAATAGGCATATATATAGCAAAGACAACTACCCCTACAATAGCGCCCAAACTTATAATTAAAAAGGGTTCAAGTATTGAAGCAAGAACATTTAGGGTAGCGTCAACTTCGTCTTGGAAAAATTTTGAGACTCTATATAACATCTCTTCAATCTTTCCAGTCTCTTCGCCAACTGTTACCATACGTACAAAAAGTATAGGGAATACACGATATTTTTTCATCTCAGTACCTAAAAGTGAACCTTCAATAACTCCTTCCCTAATCTTGTCCATTGTCTGTTCTATCATAGCGTTTCCTGCTGTTTTGGCAACTATATCGAGTGCCAAAACAATTGTTACTCCGCCAGATAGTAGGGTAGCAAGAGAACTTGCTAATCGGGAAAAACTTACCTTTAACATAAGAGGTCCAAAGACAGGGAATTTTAATTTAAATGTATCTATCTTTAATCTACCCGTTGGGGTCTTATAAAAAAGGAATAGGGCTATTATTAAAAGAATTGCTCCACCCATTAGATAAGGAAATGTAGCAACAAGAAATTTGCTTACAGCCAAAATAAATAGAGTGAAAGCAGGAAGTTTAGCGCCAAAATCGCTAAAGATTTCTTGAAACTTTGGTAGCAGAAACAGGAATACAAACCCTATAACACCCAGAAAGAAGAGGGATACAACAAATGGGTAACTAACGGCTTGTTTAACTTTACTTATAAGTTCAAGTTGACCTTCAAGGTTGGCAGCAAGTTCTGCCAACACTTCGGCTATATTTCCGCTCTCTTCGCCTGCCTTTATTAGGGCAATATATATGGGAGGGAAAATTTTTGGGTATCTTGAGATTGCACCAGAAAGGTTGCTACCTTCTTGTATATCTTTTTTGATTTTTTGTAGTGCTGCAGAAAAATATCTGTTGGGTGTCTGGTAACTTAAATCGTCAAGAAGTTCCACAATAGCAACACCTGCATCAAGCATAGCGGCAGTCTGTCTGGTAAAGAGAGATAACTCTTTAAGGTTAACTCTGCCCCGTTTGGTACGTTCTTTCTCCCACCACGATAATCTTGAACTTCCACTCTGCCCGGCAAGATATATCTTTATAGGAAAAAGGTTCTGGCTCCTCAACCTTGTAACAACTATTAAACTTGAAGGCGCGTTTATAATTCCGTCAACCTTGTTTCCTTCTGAGTCGCGGGCAGTATACTGGTATTTTGGCATAATTTATATTGTAGTTTTGATAATCAGTTCTTCGGCTGATGTTATCCCATCAAGAACCTTTTTTAATGCAGCGTCTCTAAGTAATGGCATACCTTTCTTTTTGCATATAACACGTAATTCTTCTTCTTTTTTCCCTTCAATAATAGCTGTCCGTATATCTTTATCTACTTTTAATATTTCAAATATAGCTGTCCTGCCAAAATATCCTGAAAAAGAACAATCTTCGCATCCAACCCCTTTATAGATGGTATGCCTGCCTGTGTTTATACCTACCTTTTCAAGAAGTTTTTTCCCTTCTTTATCTTCTTCTTTACAGGTTAAACAGATTCTTCTAACCAACCTCTGAGAAATGATAAGGTCCATAGCTTCTGCTATAAGGTATGTTGGCACACCCATAAAGTTGAACCTTGAAAGGGTAGATACTGTATCGTTGGTATGTATAGTTGATAATACAAGGTGACCAGTTAAAGCGGCTTGTATCGCTATCTGTGCTGTCTCTAAATCTCTTATTTCTCCAACCATTATAATATCGGGGTCTTGCCTAAGGAAAGTTCTTAATACAGCAGCAAAGGTAAGCCCTATTTTAGGTTTTATCTGGACCTGGTTAATACCC is a genomic window of bacterium containing:
- a CDS encoding PilN domain-containing protein is translated as MIELNILKERLEKFKNRRVITNLFIIYLGGLAFILMVLGMTFLGNKVQIGKIVSDIRKIEDKMNKEKEVITEIKTKGEATDKLLEVMAFFISEKEKRVIWTNKIGFIGRNVPYGIWLSRLSFTMPSSAKTLRVISIEGYMLPDMANERETIDRFVRNLSRGGYFENVKLQKVAKSGSEENQIVSFNLKCEMLKKGTKDAKTAN
- the pilM gene encoding pilus assembly protein PilM; this encodes MKYKTAIDVGSSYIKVIEGNEKNGKLSIRKIFSCPNPITNIREDLVERDQDSFVKSLKTSLKKNGVKAKHCISSISGTNTIIHYFDIPNLPLSEIRPALNLEIMQVTPGGTNNLEYDYLLIPRKDKSNTVLFVGYPKKKSEFYVTTLQRVGLKPLVVDHDSFAILNSFKYLHKEDLPDPLFILNCGCKKTNLAIAENNGFILVRDIPFGASHITKIIAEKKGFELDFAEIYKTKEENIEDIKSIIMEDLEELLSEVVTGIEFFKARTKKTPKELFLTGGGVKMPGIVGMFQQSLQIDARIWNPIEELSPKIPFPEDIIKDGTSFSVVLGLILRKLQ
- a CDS encoding prepilin-type N-terminal cleavage/methylation domain-containing protein, with product MKKALRSKKGFTLIELMVVVIIVGILAAVSVPLYRAQVRKAIASEGAALVGSIRSAQRVYYSEENEYYIPGEDDNIADALNIETTDSKYFLLEDVEITNNGGAGFLATAKGAEGSTAENIEVSIDQEGTIKYYGLQPTQPDGD
- a CDS encoding type II secretion system F family protein; translation: MPKYQYTARDSEGNKVDGIINAPSSLIVVTRLRSQNLFPIKIYLAGQSGSSRLSWWEKERTKRGRVNLKELSLFTRQTAAMLDAGVAIVELLDDLSYQTPNRYFSAALQKIKKDIQEGSNLSGAISRYPKIFPPIYIALIKAGEESGNIAEVLAELAANLEGQLELISKVKQAVSYPFVVSLFFLGVIGFVFLFLLPKFQEIFSDFGAKLPAFTLFILAVSKFLVATFPYLMGGAILLIIALFLFYKTPTGRLKIDTFKLKFPVFGPLMLKVSFSRLASSLATLLSGGVTIVLALDIVAKTAGNAMIEQTMDKIREGVIEGSLLGTEMKKYRVFPILFVRMVTVGEETGKIEEMLYRVSKFFQDEVDATLNVLASILEPFLIISLGAIVGVVVFAIYMPIFNLATAVR